A genome region from Microbacterium profundi includes the following:
- a CDS encoding MFS transporter, which produces MTSHTSSAPETKRSAREVFTAISGLIVGMFVAVLSGTIVSTSLPVIIADLGGTQSQYTWVITASLLATAVSTPIWGKLADLMDRKILVQVSLILFTVGTVIAGFSTDTNMLIAVRVIQGIGVGGLMSLVMIAVALIISPRERGKYMGVVGGIMALGTIGGPLLGGLITDTLGWRANFFVGVPFAIVALILLQFTLHLPKPQRGTKVSIDYFGIVLLAVGVSTLLIWVSMGGSQFEWDSSTSVMLAVIGGVTILGFIAVEFFVKEPIVPMSLFRNRTFTLSVIASIAIGVSMFATSVFLAQYFQLARGATPTESGLMAIPMIIGQMGASIIIGQLVSRFGKWKGWMITGSVLAAIGVTLMATLRYDTPFPLVAIYMFVLGAGLGMVMQNLTLIVQNDTPPTQLGAASSNVNFFRTIAGTIGVTIMGSVLSTSVGTYIASGLKGFTPTTPDEIEALKHLASGDVPNMSEMPETIRTIVESAYGHGIAEAFIIAIPLAVLSIIAIAFIKNKPLSTKNAAEQLRDQAEESAIEFAEAEVGATTSTGTIRIGAADSASPTTGSVTVLEREDRESGR; this is translated from the coding sequence TTGACTTCCCACACTTCCTCCGCACCGGAGACCAAGCGCTCAGCGCGCGAGGTCTTCACCGCGATCTCCGGCCTCATCGTCGGTATGTTCGTGGCCGTGCTGTCCGGCACCATCGTGTCGACGTCGCTGCCGGTCATCATCGCCGACCTCGGCGGCACCCAGTCCCAGTACACCTGGGTCATCACCGCGAGTCTGCTGGCCACTGCGGTCTCCACGCCCATCTGGGGCAAGCTCGCCGACCTCATGGATCGCAAGATCCTCGTGCAGGTCTCACTCATCCTCTTCACGGTAGGCACGGTGATCGCCGGTTTCTCGACCGACACCAACATGCTCATCGCGGTGCGCGTCATCCAGGGCATCGGCGTCGGTGGCCTGATGTCGCTCGTCATGATCGCCGTCGCCCTCATCATCTCGCCTCGCGAGCGCGGCAAGTACATGGGCGTGGTCGGCGGCATCATGGCGCTCGGCACGATCGGCGGACCGCTTCTCGGCGGTCTCATCACCGACACTCTCGGATGGCGCGCCAACTTCTTCGTCGGCGTCCCGTTCGCGATCGTGGCACTGATCCTCCTGCAGTTCACGCTGCACCTGCCCAAGCCTCAGCGGGGCACGAAGGTGTCGATCGACTACTTCGGCATCGTGCTGCTCGCGGTCGGCGTCTCGACTCTTCTCATCTGGGTGTCGATGGGTGGCAGCCAGTTCGAGTGGGATTCGTCGACGAGCGTGATGCTCGCCGTCATCGGCGGCGTCACCATCCTCGGATTCATCGCGGTCGAGTTCTTCGTGAAGGAACCGATCGTGCCGATGTCGCTGTTCCGCAACCGCACGTTCACGTTGTCGGTCATCGCATCGATCGCCATCGGCGTCTCGATGTTCGCCACGTCGGTCTTCCTCGCGCAGTACTTCCAGCTCGCACGTGGCGCCACGCCGACCGAGTCGGGCCTCATGGCGATCCCGATGATCATCGGCCAGATGGGCGCTTCGATCATCATCGGCCAGTTGGTGAGCCGGTTCGGCAAGTGGAAGGGGTGGATGATCACGGGCTCGGTGCTCGCGGCCATCGGCGTCACCCTGATGGCCACGCTCCGTTATGACACGCCGTTCCCGCTCGTCGCGATCTACATGTTCGTGCTCGGCGCAGGCCTCGGCATGGTCATGCAGAACCTCACGTTGATCGTGCAGAACGACACGCCTCCCACGCAGCTGGGCGCAGCCTCGTCGAACGTCAACTTCTTCCGTACGATCGCCGGAACCATCGGCGTGACGATCATGGGTTCCGTGCTCTCGACGAGCGTCGGCACCTACATCGCGAGCGGGCTGAAGGGGTTCACACCCACGACCCCGGACGAGATCGAGGCGTTGAAGCACCTCGCATCCGGCGACGTCCCCAACATGTCTGAAATGCCCGAGACGATCCGCACCATCGTCGAGTCCGCCTACGGCCATGGCATCGCCGAAGCCTTCATCATCGCCATCCCGCTCGCCGTGCTGTCGATCATCGCGATCGCGTTCATCAAGAACAAGCCGCTGTCGACGAAGAACGCCGCCGAGCAGCTGCGCGATCAGGCCGAGGAATCGGCGATCGAGTTCGCAGAGGCCGAAGTGGGAGCGACGACGTCCACCGGCACCATCCGCATCGGTGCGGCGGATTCGGCTTCGCCGACCACGGGCTCGGTGACCGTGCTCGAGCGTGAAGATCGCGAGAGCGGGCGCTGA
- a CDS encoding YidH family protein — MSGRGRFPASVYGQGAEPDARFTLANERTELAWRRTSLALGAGSLIALRLLPVAFGHPAWAFGGVAGLVLAAMLWISARHRYRGVNLVLARDGDRGVLPGASMIAILAVIAFAIGLVSLAVVIVTALNS, encoded by the coding sequence GTGAGCGGCCGCGGGCGCTTTCCCGCATCGGTGTACGGCCAGGGTGCTGAGCCGGACGCGCGCTTCACGCTCGCGAATGAGCGCACCGAACTCGCCTGGCGGCGCACCTCACTCGCCCTCGGCGCAGGCTCGCTCATCGCTCTGCGTCTGCTCCCGGTGGCGTTCGGTCATCCGGCGTGGGCGTTCGGCGGCGTCGCCGGGCTGGTACTCGCGGCCATGCTCTGGATCTCCGCCCGTCACCGGTATCGCGGCGTGAACCTCGTGCTCGCTCGTGACGGCGATCGTGGGGTGCTTCCCGGCGCCTCGATGATCGCGATTCTTGCCGTGATCGCGTTCGCCATCGGTCTGGTCTCGCTCGCGGTCGTGATCGTGACCGCGCTCAACTCCTGA
- a CDS encoding MFS transporter — MTVPAFSSLQRLVITVAVLASFVTFLDGTVVTVALPAIKDELGGGITTQQWVVDAYLITLSALILLAGSLSDAYGRVRIMRIGLIAFGIASVAVAAAPEPLTLIIARALQGAAGALLVPSSLALIMATMRGELQSRAIGVWTAFTTGAQIAGPLLGGLFVDLLSWRFVFLINVIPIGITLILLARLHLPDQPRGARVDWWSGMLCAVGLGAVVFALIEQPNFGWGSPAIWIPGIAGVALFVAFLMRQPRSPAPLMPLSLFNARNFAWGNLATLFIYAALSLNGFVIGVYLQEGAGLPATVAGLASLPITVLMILLSSQAGSWAGKLGPRLFMTVGPLLMAAGALLLLTVSLEFSYWWQVLPSMILLGLGLSLTVAPLTSAVLGAIDENRSGIASAVNNAISRVAGLIVVAMLSTIVGGTLDLDGFHNAAWVTAALMALGGVISWIGIRRPVPQPREAADQPSS, encoded by the coding sequence ATCACCGTGCCAGCCTTCTCCTCGCTCCAGCGGCTCGTCATCACCGTCGCCGTCCTCGCATCGTTCGTGACGTTCCTCGACGGCACGGTCGTGACCGTCGCGCTTCCGGCGATCAAGGACGAGCTCGGCGGCGGCATCACGACCCAGCAGTGGGTGGTCGACGCATACCTCATCACGCTCAGCGCCCTCATCCTGTTGGCCGGTTCCTTGTCCGACGCGTACGGCCGAGTGCGCATCATGCGCATCGGACTCATCGCCTTCGGCATCGCCTCGGTCGCGGTGGCCGCGGCGCCCGAGCCGCTCACGCTCATCATCGCCCGCGCTCTTCAGGGGGCCGCAGGCGCGCTGCTCGTACCGAGCTCGCTCGCCCTCATCATGGCGACCATGCGCGGCGAACTGCAGTCACGGGCGATCGGCGTGTGGACCGCCTTCACGACCGGCGCACAGATCGCCGGTCCGCTCCTGGGCGGGTTGTTCGTCGACCTGCTGTCGTGGCGGTTCGTCTTCCTCATCAACGTCATCCCGATCGGCATCACGCTGATCCTGCTCGCTCGACTGCACCTGCCCGATCAGCCGCGCGGCGCGCGCGTCGACTGGTGGAGCGGGATGCTGTGCGCGGTCGGTCTCGGCGCCGTGGTGTTCGCACTCATCGAGCAGCCGAACTTCGGCTGGGGCTCACCCGCGATCTGGATTCCGGGGATCGCGGGCGTCGCACTGTTCGTCGCCTTCCTGATGCGCCAGCCCCGCTCGCCCGCACCGCTGATGCCGCTCTCGCTCTTCAACGCCCGCAACTTCGCCTGGGGCAACCTCGCCACCCTGTTCATCTACGCTGCGCTCTCCTTGAACGGATTCGTCATCGGCGTCTACCTGCAGGAGGGCGCAGGACTCCCCGCGACTGTGGCTGGGCTTGCGAGCCTGCCGATCACGGTCCTGATGATCCTGCTCAGCTCGCAGGCGGGCTCGTGGGCGGGCAAGCTCGGTCCGCGGCTGTTCATGACGGTCGGCCCCCTGCTGATGGCCGCCGGCGCGCTGCTCCTTCTCACCGTCTCGTTGGAGTTCAGCTACTGGTGGCAGGTGCTCCCCTCGATGATCCTCCTCGGACTCGGCCTGTCCCTCACGGTCGCGCCGCTCACCTCGGCGGTCCTCGGCGCCATCGACGAGAACCGCTCTGGCATCGCCTCCGCCGTCAACAACGCGATCTCCCGCGTCGCCGGTCTCATCGTCGTCGCGATGCTGTCGACGATCGTCGGCGGCACGCTCGACCTCGACGGATTCCACAATGCCGCATGGGTGACGGCGGCGCTGATGGCGCTCGGCGGAGTGATCTCGTGGATCGGCATCCGGCGACCGGTGCCGCAGCCCAGGGAAGCCGCCGATCAGCCGAGCAGCTGA
- a CDS encoding MarR family winged helix-turn-helix transcriptional regulator has translation MAAVDTAVPSDVDEALAEFQGQLTLIFARARSLWKESAARMHPELQPSGYRLLGFIARAGSANAHQLAESFEMDKSVVSRQVRMLEDLGLLESRPDDTDGRQRVLTATPEASEALGELRADHANRMREALAALTPQEIQSASKVFRLLAEI, from the coding sequence ATGGCCGCCGTCGACACTGCGGTGCCGAGTGACGTCGACGAGGCGCTCGCGGAGTTCCAGGGGCAGCTGACCCTGATCTTCGCGCGCGCCAGGTCGCTCTGGAAGGAGTCGGCCGCGCGGATGCACCCCGAGCTGCAGCCGTCCGGCTACAGACTCCTGGGCTTCATCGCCCGAGCCGGCAGCGCGAACGCGCATCAGCTCGCCGAGAGCTTCGAGATGGACAAGTCGGTCGTCAGCCGACAGGTGCGGATGCTGGAGGACCTCGGTCTCCTCGAATCGCGCCCCGATGACACCGACGGACGGCAGCGGGTGCTCACGGCCACGCCGGAGGCGAGCGAGGCGCTCGGCGAGCTGAGAGCCGACCATGCGAACCGCATGCGCGAAGCGCTCGCCGCGCTCACCCCGCAGGAGATCCAGTCGGCATCGAAGGTGTTCCGCCTTCTCGCCGAGATCTGA
- a CDS encoding proline dehydrogenase family protein, with amino-acid sequence MTDVTSTPTGRTRTVHAETVHAETGHAEIAALADDAIALVQRWLVESREVPTDTSAARLAGVLSDPNGLDFTVGFVDGVVRPEDLKVAARNLRDLVPLTPKFLPAALRGLIGLGGALAPAFPGIVVPISRRVLRGMVRHLIVDATDAKLGKAIRSIRSGDGVQLNINLLGEAILGEEEAARRLAGTRRLLERDDVDYVSIKVSSTVAPHSPWAFDEAVRHAANALIPLFRIAAARGGKFINLDMEEFKDLDLTIAVFTTILDRDEFNALEAGIVLQAYLPDALGAMIRLQEWSAARVADGGAPIKVRVVKGANLPMERVDAETHDWPLATWGSKQASDASYKAVLDYALRPNHVKNVRIGIAGHNLFDIALAWLLANRREVTDGIEFEMLLGMATAQASVVRRTVGSLLLYTPVVHPAEFDVAIAYLIRRLEEGASTDNFMSAVFELDDEPVLFARERDRFLASIQSMPTDVPASNRTQDRTAAQPAAARDSFTNTPDTDPSLAANRDWGDAIRSRMQSSTLGDETARANTLSDAAALEKVIATAASAGASWRALGAAGRAEILHRAGDILQARRAELLEVMGSECGKVLEQGDPEVSEAIDFAHYYAESAKRIENIDGATHKPVGLTVVTPPWNFPVAIPAGSTLSALAAGSPVIIKPARQARRSGAVMIEALWEAGVPRDVLQYVQFDRSLSPSKGLGAQLVSSPAVERVILTGGYETAELFRSFRPDLPLLAETSGKNAIIVTPSADLDLAAKDVAYSAFGHAGQKCSAASLVILVGSVAQSERFRRQLVDAVGSYRVGRPWEESTRIGPLIGPAEGKLLHVLTTLEPGESWVVEPERLDDDGALWRPGIREGVAAGSPFHLTEYFGPVLGVMTADSLEEATAMVNAIDYGLTSGLHSLDDDEIAQWLASVRAGNLYVNRGTTGAIVQRQPFGGWKKAAVGAGTKAGGPSYLIGLSDWEDAPVTAEAPKDAVSRAALDALGDHEAAAWLQGALSTDAAAWQDEFGVVRDVTALTTEQNALRYDVVPVTIRLEQASDAEAVRVIAAGVRAGGRVNVSTASALPASITRWAERAGIVVAVEDSSAWAARAVRLAETGGGRIRLVGGDLATTAAATGGSPAVAVYAGPVLSAGRIELLPFLREQAVSISSHRFGTPHRHDIAPLVGQQV; translated from the coding sequence ATGACCGACGTGACATCCACCCCTACCGGGCGCACCCGGACCGTCCACGCCGAGACCGTCCACGCCGAGACCGGTCACGCCGAGATCGCGGCACTCGCCGACGACGCGATCGCCCTGGTGCAGCGCTGGCTCGTGGAGAGTCGCGAGGTGCCGACAGACACGTCGGCGGCGCGCCTCGCGGGTGTGCTCAGCGATCCGAACGGCCTCGACTTCACGGTCGGTTTCGTCGACGGCGTCGTGCGCCCCGAAGACCTGAAGGTCGCTGCGCGCAACCTGCGCGACCTGGTGCCGCTGACCCCGAAGTTCCTGCCCGCCGCGCTGCGGGGCCTGATCGGCCTCGGCGGGGCGCTCGCTCCCGCGTTCCCCGGAATCGTCGTGCCGATCAGCCGCCGCGTGCTGCGCGGCATGGTGCGGCACCTGATCGTCGACGCGACCGACGCCAAGCTCGGCAAGGCGATCCGCAGCATCCGCTCTGGCGACGGCGTGCAGCTGAACATCAACCTCCTCGGCGAGGCGATCCTCGGCGAGGAGGAGGCCGCCAGGCGCCTGGCCGGAACCCGACGCCTCCTCGAACGCGACGACGTCGACTACGTCTCGATCAAGGTGTCGTCCACGGTCGCACCGCACAGCCCCTGGGCGTTCGACGAGGCCGTCCGTCATGCCGCGAACGCACTCATCCCGCTGTTCCGGATCGCCGCTGCCAGAGGCGGGAAGTTCATCAACCTCGACATGGAGGAGTTCAAAGACCTCGACCTGACGATCGCGGTCTTCACCACGATCCTCGACCGCGATGAGTTCAATGCGCTCGAGGCCGGCATCGTGTTGCAGGCGTATCTGCCGGATGCCCTCGGCGCCATGATCCGTCTGCAGGAGTGGTCTGCCGCCCGGGTGGCGGATGGCGGCGCACCGATCAAGGTACGCGTCGTCAAAGGCGCGAACCTGCCGATGGAACGCGTGGATGCCGAGACCCATGACTGGCCGCTCGCGACCTGGGGCAGCAAGCAGGCGTCGGATGCCTCGTACAAGGCCGTGCTCGACTACGCGCTGCGCCCGAACCACGTGAAGAACGTGCGCATCGGCATCGCCGGTCACAACCTGTTCGACATCGCGCTCGCGTGGCTGCTCGCTAATCGCCGCGAGGTCACCGACGGCATCGAGTTCGAGATGCTGCTGGGCATGGCCACCGCCCAGGCATCCGTCGTACGCCGCACCGTCGGCTCGCTGCTGCTCTATACGCCGGTCGTGCACCCGGCAGAGTTCGACGTCGCGATCGCCTATCTGATCCGCCGGCTCGAAGAAGGCGCGTCGACCGACAACTTCATGTCGGCGGTGTTCGAGCTCGACGACGAACCAGTGCTGTTCGCGCGTGAGCGCGATCGGTTCCTGGCGTCGATCCAGTCGATGCCCACCGACGTCCCCGCGTCCAACCGCACGCAGGACCGCACCGCCGCGCAGCCGGCGGCCGCGCGCGATTCGTTCACGAACACCCCCGACACCGACCCGAGCCTCGCTGCCAACCGCGACTGGGGCGACGCCATCCGCTCACGCATGCAGTCGTCCACGCTCGGCGACGAGACCGCTCGGGCGAACACGCTGTCTGACGCCGCCGCCCTTGAGAAGGTCATCGCCACGGCCGCCTCCGCCGGTGCGAGTTGGCGCGCGCTGGGCGCCGCGGGGCGGGCGGAGATCCTGCACCGCGCCGGCGACATTCTTCAGGCGCGTCGCGCCGAGCTGCTCGAGGTGATGGGCTCCGAGTGCGGCAAGGTGCTCGAGCAGGGCGACCCCGAGGTCTCCGAGGCGATCGACTTCGCGCACTACTACGCCGAGAGCGCGAAGCGCATCGAGAACATCGACGGCGCGACGCACAAGCCCGTCGGGCTCACCGTCGTCACGCCGCCGTGGAACTTCCCGGTGGCGATCCCCGCCGGATCCACGCTGTCCGCACTCGCGGCCGGCTCCCCCGTGATCATCAAGCCCGCTCGTCAGGCGCGTCGCTCCGGCGCCGTCATGATCGAGGCGCTGTGGGAGGCCGGCGTGCCTCGGGACGTGCTGCAGTACGTGCAATTTGACCGCTCCCTGAGCCCGTCGAAGGGCCTCGGCGCGCAGCTCGTCAGTAGCCCCGCGGTCGAGCGTGTGATCCTCACCGGCGGCTACGAGACGGCCGAGCTGTTCCGCAGCTTCCGCCCCGACCTCCCGCTGCTCGCGGAGACGAGCGGCAAGAACGCCATCATCGTCACGCCGAGCGCCGATCTCGACCTCGCCGCGAAGGACGTCGCCTACTCCGCGTTCGGGCACGCAGGTCAGAAGTGCTCCGCGGCATCCCTCGTCATCCTCGTCGGATCGGTCGCGCAGAGCGAACGGTTCCGCCGCCAGCTCGTCGATGCGGTCGGCTCGTACCGCGTGGGCCGGCCGTGGGAGGAGTCGACGCGCATCGGTCCGCTCATCGGCCCGGCCGAGGGCAAGCTGTTGCACGTGCTCACCACGCTCGAGCCGGGCGAGAGCTGGGTCGTCGAGCCCGAGAGGCTCGACGACGACGGTGCGCTGTGGCGTCCGGGCATCCGTGAGGGCGTCGCGGCAGGAAGCCCGTTCCACCTCACCGAGTACTTCGGCCCCGTGCTGGGCGTCATGACGGCAGACTCGCTCGAAGAGGCGACCGCCATGGTGAACGCGATCGATTACGGGCTCACCAGCGGGCTGCACTCGCTCGATGACGACGAGATCGCGCAGTGGCTCGCGAGCGTGCGGGCCGGCAACCTCTACGTCAATCGCGGCACCACCGGCGCCATCGTGCAGCGGCAGCCGTTCGGCGGGTGGAAGAAGGCCGCGGTGGGCGCCGGCACCAAGGCCGGAGGGCCGAGCTACCTGATCGGGCTCTCCGATTGGGAGGACGCCCCGGTCACGGCCGAGGCGCCGAAGGACGCCGTCTCCCGTGCGGCGCTCGACGCCCTGGGAGACCACGAGGCCGCGGCCTGGCTGCAGGGCGCCCTCTCGACCGATGCCGCCGCCTGGCAGGACGAGTTCGGCGTCGTGCGCGACGTGACCGCCCTGACCACCGAGCAGAACGCGCTGCGCTACGACGTCGTGCCCGTCACGATCCGTTTGGAGCAGGCGAGCGACGCCGAGGCCGTGCGAGTGATCGCCGCCGGCGTCCGCGCCGGCGGGCGCGTCAATGTCAGCACGGCATCCGCGCTTCCCGCCTCGATCACGCGATGGGCTGAACGCGCCGGGATCGTCGTCGCCGTCGAAGACTCCTCCGCGTGGGCCGCACGCGCAGTGCGTCTCGCTGAGACCGGCGGCGGGCGTATCCGCCTCGTCGGCGGAGATCTCGCAACCACGGCTGCCGCGACGGGCGGCTCGCCCGCCGTCGCCGTGTACGCGGGGCCCGTGCTCTCCGCAGGCAGGATCGAACTGCTCCCGTTCCTGCGCGAGCAGGCCGTGTCGATCTCGTCGCACCGCTTCGGCACCCCGCACCGTCACGACATCGCTCCGCTCGTGGGGCAGCAGGTGTAA
- a CDS encoding LysR family transcriptional regulator, producing the protein MFELRRLRLLHELALRGTISDVAAALAYSPSTVSQQLAQLERDAGVPLLEPDGRRVRLTMQGRLLAAHAARALELDEAARAELSSSSQLEEHVRIAVMPTAAEALVPSALTLLTERMPALRLEMVQMAPEEALFELQARTFDLVVAEQYPGHTRALRERIDRTLLGRDPVRLAIPPSSSVTTLAELRDSAWVMEPEGTAVRQWAVQQCRSAGFEPDVRFEATDLIAHARLVAAGHAVAVLPDLMWTGDRASVRLVELPGSPVREIFAATRSSSRDSASVAAVRDAMADALSAHRPR; encoded by the coding sequence ATGTTCGAGCTCCGGCGATTGCGTCTGCTGCACGAGTTGGCCCTGCGCGGCACGATCTCCGACGTCGCCGCGGCGCTCGCCTACAGCCCGTCGACCGTTTCCCAGCAGCTCGCCCAACTCGAACGCGACGCCGGGGTGCCGCTGCTCGAACCCGACGGTAGGCGCGTCAGACTCACGATGCAAGGGCGTCTGCTCGCAGCGCATGCAGCGCGCGCCCTGGAGCTCGACGAGGCCGCTCGCGCCGAACTCTCATCCAGCTCGCAGCTCGAGGAACACGTTCGGATCGCGGTGATGCCGACAGCCGCCGAAGCACTGGTCCCCTCCGCGCTCACCCTCCTCACGGAGCGGATGCCGGCTCTGCGTCTCGAGATGGTGCAGATGGCACCGGAAGAAGCGCTCTTCGAGCTCCAGGCGCGCACGTTCGACCTCGTCGTCGCCGAGCAGTACCCCGGCCATACGCGTGCGCTGCGCGAGAGGATCGACCGCACTCTGCTCGGCCGGGATCCCGTGCGCCTCGCGATACCGCCGTCGTCTTCCGTGACCACTCTGGCCGAACTGCGCGACAGCGCCTGGGTCATGGAGCCCGAGGGAACGGCCGTGCGGCAGTGGGCCGTGCAGCAATGCCGCTCCGCGGGGTTCGAGCCCGACGTGCGCTTCGAGGCGACAGATCTCATCGCCCACGCTCGGCTGGTCGCCGCGGGCCATGCCGTCGCCGTGCTGCCCGACCTGATGTGGACCGGCGACCGTGCCTCGGTACGACTGGTGGAGCTGCCCGGATCCCCCGTGCGCGAGATCTTCGCCGCGACCCGCTCCTCGTCGCGCGACAGTGCATCCGTCGCCGCGGTGCGCGATGCCATGGCAGACGCTCTCTCCGCGCACCGACCCCGCTGA
- a CDS encoding MarR family winged helix-turn-helix transcriptional regulator: MSASSPEPVASGAAASDPEAPDGALEGSELDQAVNRVEHELGTLFARIRVSWREAAVTVHPDLQPLGYQVLTSIASGKATSASAIIERLQTDKSAVSRQVRQLEELGLVESVPDPDDRRARLLVATGLAQERIAIARARYEGRIGERLRTWSPADLDHFVELLGALGR; encoded by the coding sequence ATGAGTGCGTCGTCCCCTGAACCCGTGGCTTCCGGCGCCGCAGCATCCGATCCCGAGGCGCCCGATGGGGCGCTCGAGGGCAGCGAACTCGATCAGGCGGTCAACCGCGTCGAGCATGAGCTCGGCACACTCTTCGCGCGCATCCGCGTGAGCTGGCGCGAGGCGGCCGTCACTGTGCATCCCGACCTGCAGCCGCTCGGCTACCAGGTGCTGACCTCGATCGCGAGTGGCAAGGCGACGTCGGCCAGCGCCATCATCGAGAGGCTGCAGACCGACAAATCGGCCGTGAGTCGTCAGGTGCGTCAGCTGGAGGAACTCGGCCTCGTCGAGAGCGTCCCCGATCCAGACGACAGGCGTGCGCGCCTGCTGGTCGCGACGGGTCTCGCCCAGGAGCGCATCGCGATCGCGCGCGCTCGCTACGAGGGACGCATCGGCGAGCGGCTGCGCACCTGGTCGCCGGCTGACCTCGACCACTTCGTGGAGCTGCTCGGCGCGCTCGGGCGGTGA